The genomic stretch GGTGTGCTCATCGGCGCTCCGGTGATGACCGTGCTCGGTACAAAGGTCTCCCGTAAGCGCATGCTGATGTTGCTGATGGGCCTCTTCATCGCCGGAAACCTGCTCTCCGCGGTGGCCCCCACCTTCGTGATCATGCTGCTCGGACGCGTGGTGGCCTCGCTCGCGCACGGCGCCTTCTTCGGCATCGGCTCGGTCGTCGCGGCCGAGCTGGTGGCGTCCCACAAGAAGGCCGGCGCCATCGCCATGATGTTCACCGGTCTGACCGTCGCCAATGTCGTCGGTGTCCCGCTGGGCACGCTCATCGGCCAGCATGTCGGCTGGCGCGTGACCTTCGGCATCGTCGCCGCTCTCGGGGTCGTCGGTCTCGCCGGCGTCGCCAAGCTGGTGCCCGAGATGCCGAGGCCCGAGGGGGTACACCTGCGGCATGAGCTGGCCGCTTTCAAGAACGCTCAGGTGCTGCTCGCCATGGCGATGACCGTCCTCGGCTTCGGCGGCGTCTTCGCGGCCATCACCTACATCGCGCCGATGATGACCCACATCGCGGGCTTCGCCGACGGCTCGGTCACCTGGCTGCTGGTCCTGTTCGGCCTCGGCATGGTCGGCGGCAACCTCATCGGCGGCAAGTTCGCCGACCGCGCCCTGATGCCGATGCTGTACGTCTCCCTGGGCGCCCTGGCCGTGGTCCTGGCTCTCTTTACACTCACCGCCCACAACAAAATCGCGGCGGCTGCCACGATCGCCCTGATCGGCGCCTTGGGCTTCGCGACCGTACCGCCGCTGCAGAAGCGCGTGCTCGACCAGGCGCACGGTGCGCCGACGCTCGCGTCGGCCGTGAACATCGGTGCCTTCAACCTGGGCAATGCGCTCTCCGCCTGGCTCGGCGGCATCGTGATCGCGGCCGGCTACGGCTACACGGCCCCCAGCTGGGTCGGTGCCGCCCTCGCCGCGGCCGCCCTGGTCCTCGCCGTCCTCTCGGCGGCGCTGGAACGCCGCGCCGGCCACAGCACCGTGGTCGCCTCAGCGACGCCCGCCGGGCAGCAGACGCCGGTCCACCACTGAGTCCTTCGGACCCACAGAGCGCCACGCCGCCCGCAGTTCACAGACGTCCATGCCGGGGGGCGCATCCCCGGTACGGCGAGCACCCCGTCTCAGCAACACCCGAGGAGAGAATCTCCATGAACACCACCGCCGTCGCCCCGCTGTCCATCGAGGACGCCGAACTTCTCGTCGCCACGGCCCGCAGCGCGGCCGAGGACGCCGGGGTCACCGTCAGCGTCACCGTCCTGGACGCCGGCGGCCATCTGCTCTCCTTCCGCCGGGACGACCGTGCCGTGCTGATCTCCGGCGAGACCAGCACTCGCAAGGCCTACACGGCGCTGCAGCTGAACGCCCCCACCGCCGACCTGGTCGACGCCGTCCAGCCGGGTGGCCTCTTCCACACGCTGCCCACGGCCCTCGACCGGCCCCTGCTGTTCATCGCGGGCGGTGTGCCCGTCCACCGAGACGGCAGGCTGATCGGCGCGATTGGCGTCGGCGGCGGTGCGCCCGAGCAGGACCACGGCTTCGCCACCGCGGCCGTGCAGGC from Streptomyces roseochromogenus subsp. oscitans DS 12.976 encodes the following:
- a CDS encoding GlcG/HbpS family heme-binding protein, which produces MNTTAVAPLSIEDAELLVATARSAAEDAGVTVSVTVLDAGGHLLSFRRDDRAVLISGETSTRKAYTALQLNAPTADLVDAVQPGGLFHTLPTALDRPLLFIAGGVPVHRDGRLIGAIGVGGGAPEQDHGFATAAVQALA
- a CDS encoding MFS transporter; translated protein: MPLALLALAIGAFGIGTTEFVIMGLLPQVASDFGVSIPTAGLLVTGYALGVLIGAPVMTVLGTKVSRKRMLMLLMGLFIAGNLLSAVAPTFVIMLLGRVVASLAHGAFFGIGSVVAAELVASHKKAGAIAMMFTGLTVANVVGVPLGTLIGQHVGWRVTFGIVAALGVVGLAGVAKLVPEMPRPEGVHLRHELAAFKNAQVLLAMAMTVLGFGGVFAAITYIAPMMTHIAGFADGSVTWLLVLFGLGMVGGNLIGGKFADRALMPMLYVSLGALAVVLALFTLTAHNKIAAAATIALIGALGFATVPPLQKRVLDQAHGAPTLASAVNIGAFNLGNALSAWLGGIVIAAGYGYTAPSWVGAALAAAALVLAVLSAALERRAGHSTVVASATPAGQQTPVHH